The following are encoded in a window of Streptomyces griseiscabiei genomic DNA:
- a CDS encoding acyl-CoA dehydrogenase family protein, whose product MARLAQTHGLTDVQQEILSTVRDFVDKEIIPVATELEHRDEYPQAIVDGLKELGLFGLMIPEEYGGLGESLLTYALCVEEIARGWMSVSGIINTHFIVAYMLKQHGTQEQKDHFLPRMAAGDVRGAFSMSEPALGSDVSAITSKAVKDGDEYVLNGQKMWLTNGGTSTLVAVLVRSDEGHPEGTAPHKSMTTFLVEKEPGFGEVRPGLTIPGKIDKMGYKGVDTTELIMDGLRIPANRVLGGTTGRGFYQMMDGVEVGRVNVAARGCGVAQRAFELGVRYAQQRHTFGKQIAQHQAIQFKLAEMATKVEAAHAMMVNAARKKDSGQRNDLEAGMAKYLASEYCKEVVEDAFRIHGGYGFSKEYEIERLYREAPMLLIGEGTAEIQKMIIGRRLLEEYRFQG is encoded by the coding sequence ATGGCACGCCTCGCCCAGACCCACGGCCTCACGGACGTCCAGCAGGAGATCCTGTCCACCGTCCGCGACTTCGTGGACAAGGAGATCATCCCGGTCGCGACCGAGCTGGAGCACCGGGACGAGTATCCGCAAGCGATCGTCGACGGGCTCAAGGAACTGGGCCTGTTCGGGCTGATGATCCCCGAGGAGTACGGCGGTCTGGGCGAGTCCCTGCTCACGTACGCGCTCTGCGTGGAGGAGATCGCCCGGGGCTGGATGTCCGTGTCCGGGATCATCAACACGCACTTCATCGTGGCGTACATGCTCAAGCAGCACGGCACGCAGGAGCAGAAGGACCACTTCCTGCCGAGGATGGCGGCCGGTGACGTCCGGGGCGCCTTCTCGATGTCGGAGCCGGCGCTCGGCTCGGATGTGTCGGCGATCACATCGAAGGCGGTCAAGGACGGCGACGAGTACGTCCTGAACGGTCAGAAGATGTGGCTGACGAACGGCGGGACGTCAACACTGGTCGCCGTACTCGTCCGAAGTGACGAAGGACACCCGGAGGGCACGGCGCCCCACAAGTCGATGACGACCTTCCTGGTCGAGAAGGAGCCCGGTTTCGGAGAGGTCCGCCCCGGCCTCACCATTCCCGGGAAGATCGACAAGATGGGCTACAAGGGTGTCGACACCACCGAGCTCATCATGGACGGACTGCGCATTCCGGCCAATCGTGTACTCGGCGGCACCACCGGCCGAGGGTTTTACCAAATGATGGACGGCGTCGAGGTCGGCCGGGTCAATGTGGCCGCACGTGGCTGCGGTGTCGCTCAGCGTGCTTTCGAACTCGGCGTCCGGTACGCCCAGCAGCGCCACACTTTCGGCAAGCAGATCGCCCAGCACCAGGCGATCCAGTTCAAGCTGGCCGAGATGGCTACCAAGGTCGAGGCCGCCCATGCGATGATGGTGAACGCAGCACGCAAAAAGGACTCGGGCCAACGAAACGACCTCGAAGCGGGGATGGCGAAGTACCTCGCCTCCGAATACTGCAAAGAAGTCGTCGAGGACGCTTTCCGGATCCACGGCGGTTACGGCTTCTCCAAGGAGTACGAGATCGAGCGTCTCTACCGTGAGGCGCCGATGCTGCTGATCGGTGAAGGTACCGCCGAAATCCAGAAAATGATCATCGGTCGTCGGCTGCTCGAAGAGTATCGATTCCAGGGCTAG
- a CDS encoding MaoC family dehydratase translates to MQFGRTYEEFEVGAVYKHWPGKTVTEYDDHLFCLLTMNHHPLHMDANYAEKTTDFGKNVVVGNYIYSLLLGMSVPDVSGKAIANLEIESLKHVAPTFHGDTLYGQTTVLDKWPSKSKNDRGIVHVETKGYKQDGTLVCVFRRKVMVPTETYIKERGGEQPGRPELQEG, encoded by the coding sequence ATGCAATTCGGACGCACCTACGAGGAGTTCGAGGTCGGGGCGGTCTACAAGCACTGGCCCGGGAAAACGGTCACGGAGTACGACGACCACCTCTTCTGTCTCCTCACCATGAACCACCACCCGCTCCACATGGACGCCAACTACGCCGAGAAGACGACGGACTTCGGCAAGAACGTGGTGGTCGGGAACTACATCTACTCGCTGCTGCTGGGCATGTCCGTGCCGGACGTCTCCGGCAAGGCGATCGCCAACCTGGAGATCGAGTCGCTGAAGCACGTGGCGCCGACCTTCCACGGCGACACGCTCTACGGCCAGACCACCGTGCTCGACAAGTGGCCGTCCAAGTCCAAGAACGACCGCGGCATCGTCCACGTCGAGACCAAGGGCTACAAGCAGGACGGCACGCTGGTCTGCGTGTTCCGCCGCAAGGTCATGGTGCCCACCGAGACCTACATCAAGGAGCGCGGCGGCGAGCAGCCCGGCCGCCCGGAACTTCAGGAGGGCTGA
- a CDS encoding HpcH/HpaI aldolase/citrate lyase family protein, whose translation MTSPVPQVNRLRPRRSCLAVPGSNPRFLEKAQGLPADQVFLDLEDACAPLAKPEARHTIVKFLNEGDWTGKTRVVRVNDWTTEWTYRDVVTVVEGAGQNLDCIMLPKVQTAQQVVALDLLLTQIEKTMGFEVGKIGIEAQIENAQGLNNVNEIATASQRVETIIFGPADFMASINMKSLVVGEQPPGYPADAYHYILMKILMAARANNLQAIDGPYLQIRNVDGYREVARRAAALGFDGKWVLHPGQVEASNEIFSPSQEDFDHAELILDAYDWCTSEAGGKKGSAMLGDEMIDEASRKMALVVSGKGRAAGMTRTSKFEIPES comes from the coding sequence ATGACCAGCCCTGTCCCCCAGGTGAACCGCCTCCGTCCGCGGCGCTCCTGCCTCGCGGTGCCGGGAAGCAACCCGCGCTTCCTGGAGAAGGCCCAGGGCCTCCCGGCGGACCAGGTCTTCCTCGACCTGGAGGACGCCTGCGCCCCGCTCGCCAAACCCGAGGCGCGGCACACCATCGTCAAGTTCCTCAACGAGGGCGACTGGACCGGCAAGACCCGGGTCGTGCGTGTCAACGACTGGACGACGGAGTGGACGTACCGCGATGTCGTGACCGTCGTCGAGGGCGCGGGCCAGAACCTCGACTGCATCATGCTGCCGAAGGTGCAGACGGCCCAGCAGGTCGTCGCCCTCGACCTCCTGCTGACCCAGATCGAGAAGACCATGGGCTTCGAGGTCGGCAAGATCGGCATCGAGGCGCAGATCGAGAACGCGCAGGGCCTCAACAACGTCAACGAGATCGCGACCGCCTCCCAGCGCGTCGAGACGATCATCTTCGGCCCGGCCGACTTCATGGCGTCGATCAACATGAAGTCGCTGGTCGTGGGCGAACAGCCGCCCGGCTACCCGGCGGACGCCTACCACTACATCCTGATGAAGATCCTGATGGCCGCCCGCGCCAACAACCTCCAGGCGATCGACGGCCCCTACCTGCAGATCCGCAATGTCGACGGCTACCGCGAGGTCGCCCGGCGGGCCGCCGCGCTCGGCTTCGACGGCAAGTGGGTGCTGCACCCGGGCCAGGTCGAGGCGTCCAACGAGATCTTCTCGCCCTCGCAGGAGGACTTCGACCACGCCGAACTGATCCTGGACGCGTACGACTGGTGCACCTCCGAGGCCGGCGGCAAGAAGGGCTCGGCGATGCTCGGCGACGAGATGATCGACGAGGCCAGCCGGAAGATGGCGCTGGTCGTCTCGGGCAAGGGGCGTGCGGCGGGGATGACCCGTACGTCGAAGTTCGAGATCCCCGAGAGCTGA